The stretch of DNA tcctctgctccccctccttgaGTCAATAGCCTATTTTACCTTTTGAAGTAAACATgattttctctgcttcccaagTTAATCATTCCTAGGCCTATCTGTTAGCTCTCTTAATAAAAAACTGGGGGAGGCAAAACCTCGGGGTCCAAACCTGAGTCTGGTCTGAGTCCGAGTCGGATTCTCAGTCCCCCTGTCCCCTATATTAAAATTCAGGGAGACACCAAGTCTTTCTTCATTTCGTTGCCTCCGACTATCTTGGATCCGTGGCACAAATACCGTgctataaatgcatatatatgatgTGATAAAGGCTGAGAATGAAGcattataaaaaatgagaaggacGAATCCAATATTCATAATAAAGGTGAGAAATTCCAGTGTTCTTCAACTCCAAGAACACTAACAATATTCCTGGAGGAAACAGGTTGGTGGATTATTTTCTGAACAAATGGAGAGTCCCTGAGAAAAGACATATAACACTGAACTAAGAATATCTGCATTGAAGCAGAGGTCCCTATTGAAGCTCCCAAAGTAAATGATACCAATTGATGATACTCACTCATCACCTGGAATTTCAAGTTAGCCTTCTAAAGCCTATTCATTAAGTGTAAATTAATAGTCAAACATTGAATGAAATTTGAGAAATAGTTCCAAaactaaagttaaaaaacaaagcaagatatttaaaaaaaatgtttgaaccTTAGAAGCTATGAAAACAATAGTGGAATACAAATATATAACTTCTCAATTTATCTTTATTTGAGTATATGGAATGTTATTACATAGTTTAAGATTAGTATATCCACTAGTCTTTATCAACATTAATTATTGTGTGTTTATATTATGCccttattatttgaaatattgaaaacaaatagAGGATATTTAGTAGAAACAGATAATGAAAATCTTCTTTcagctttttattaaaatattaataaatgatgaaaaatgtCTTGGTTATAGTGTAATTTGATTATAACAACACTTCTgtcaaatcatttattttaacttgatttttttcatatctgttttattcattacTGTGTGACCAGCTGAACTGCTTTATGAGGCAAAGTATGTCCTAGTGGAAGAATATTACACAAAACCAGAATCAACTGGACTCAGAAATACTGGAAGTTTCTAGGTATATTTCTATCTATTAGAGTAAGTTGGCATTAGACAGTCCATTAGCATTTTTGGACATCAgttctccaatttaaaaatggatgtaCTAAATTATGTCATATGTTTTAATGACAATTATCTAACATTCATGAGTATTTCACAAATTCTTGAATACTTGAATTTTTACAAAAGGGATATTCTTATATCCTATCATCTAAtctgttataaaaatatttccctgcATAAGAATCTCTACTCTGAATCTATACCTttagttgctaaaaaaaaatataactctTTATCAAAACTAAGCTTAAGAGACCAGGCTATAGTATCAGATTGCTTTCATCTTGTTCCCTCCATGACTTGTACAAGATGGAAAGTAATGACCAAGTTTCTAATAACTCCAATGTTCTCTTTCTCAATTATGACAAGGTAGAAATAATATAACTTGTCTTATGGAACATCATGATTCCTGCCACTAGAAATGTCTAATAAATGTCTGTagcagaataagaaaaatgaagatgaaaatctTACACTTCAATATCATTAACCAAATAATGTCAGAGAGATTATTAAGAATAGTaacttcaaatactttttttttctcttagtgaaGGATGCTCCAGGATCTTGGACATTCCAACATCTCGAAGTCCCAAGTCTCTGAGTTCATTCTGATGGGATTCCCAGGCATTCACACCTGGCAACACTggctctccctgcccctggcacTACTTTACCTCTTAGCTCTCACTGCCAACATCCTTATCCTGATCATCATCAAACAAGAGGCCACACTGCACCAGCCTATGTACTATTTCTTGGGGATCCTGGCTGTGGTAGACATGGGACTGGCTACCACCATCATGCCCAAGATTTTGGCCATCTTATGGTTCAGTGCAAAGGCCATTGGTCTCCCTGAATGCTTTGCTCAGATGTATGTCATACATTGTTTTGTACTCATGGAGTCAGGTATCTTTGTCTGCATGGCTATAGACAGATATGTAGCCATTTGCCAACCACTACGCTATCCATCAATAGTTACTGATTCTTTTGTCGCCAAGGCAACTGTGTTCATGGCACTCAGAAACAGTCTGGCTACCATCCCAGTGCCAGTGTTGGCCGCTGAGAGGCACTACTGTTCCAAGAACCAAATTGAGCATTGCCTATGCTCTAATCTTGGAGTCACTAGGTTATCCTGTGATGACAGAACCATCAACAGCATCTACCAGCTATTTCTGGCCTGGACACTGATGGCGAGTGACctgggtttgatttttttatcatATGCTTTGATACTCCACTCAGTGCTGAAGCTGAATTCAGCAGAAGCTGCATCCAAAGCCCTAAGTACCTGTACTTCCCATCTCatcctaattttattcttttacactGTCATTGTTGTCATTTCTATTACCCACAGTGCAACAATGACTCTTCCTCTCATCCCAGTTCTGCTTAATGTACTACACAATGTTATTCCTCCTGCCCTCAATCCCATAGTGTATGCATTCAAAAACAAGGAGCTCAGGCAGGGCTTCTATAAGGCTCTTAAGCTGAATATCAAGGGCAACTAACATGGAGAAGGGGCTCACTTAGGTAGTTTACTCATATATTTATCCTTATATTTTCCAATCATTATGCAAGGCAGAAATACTATCAAAAAAGAGCACTATGGCATATTTTCAGTTAATAAATCAAATTGGTGGCAacaagtgaaattttaaaaaatgccaacaggtatgaaatatatgaaatctttgggttttaagaaaatatatgaaatctttttatatatgaaatctttgGGTTTCAAGAAAAAATCTTATTGCAAAAGAGGACCATTATGATGCTTATTGTCTCAAGGGATCTAAGGGAAAGGCAAGTGAAATATACTACCTGAACTTCCTCAGGCCTTTTTGCTTCACATTATCTTTTTTCTGTCATATTTCACTCTCTTATTTCTTGTTTAAGAATGTCTTTATCCAGATCTCAGTTCATAAGGAAGAAATACTAATTGTCCAAATTAATCATATTCATTAGTTCAAGATATTTCAGTATCcattggaatatttttttcccattataaatCCCCATGGAAGGATTCCCATTGATCATGTTTATTTTGGGAAATCCTTTCTGAAATAACCAACCATTATCCAAGATCCATATCCTTCATGTATCACTTAGTTAGAAACTAAATAATGCACTTGGATGCAAAATAGCAAGAATTAAAATCATGAGAATAGTACACTGTTAAGAGACTATTAAAATATTGCAATCTGAATGTCTAGGAAAAAAACTTTACATGAATATCAACATAAACAATGGTCTTTATAACTTGGTAAAACTTtaacaattacatatatatagttagagtacattaaaattttcatattttgaactCAGGGCATCTAACCACTGAATTATTAAATGACTTTGGAGTTTGTATATTTGTAAGATAACTCCCATAGGTTACATGTTGATAAATTGGGCAGGAATGAAAGGGCAGGTTTCAGAATGAGGAGGGATGTTACTAAGACAGTGAGCACTGAAGAAGCAAAGTGAACAAAACATTTCAGGTAATCTATATTGGGATGTGATACACTCTCATAATTTCACTGCTTGTAAAACGTATAGCTaacattatgaatttaaaaagtatcaggattgcttttcattttgctgatgcaTGGTtacattatcctttttttaaaaaagaaacatttcattttttattcatgagagacagagagagagagagtaagagagagagagagagagaggcagagacacaggtagagggagaagcaggctccatgccggttagcctgatgtgggactagatctggggtctccaggatcatgccctggctgaaggaggcgctaaaccgctgagctacccaggctaccctacattatccttaaaaaaattatcaatgatCAAAACTAAAAGACTATGGTCAcgtttgagataattttttagtcatttttaatccttttattcTGTTATTCCAGACCACTCATTTTTTCAAGGAGGCTTCATccatataagggaagggggaagaaatgtgtgagaaatatcagaaagggagacagaacgtaaagactgctaactctgggaaacgaactaggggtggtggaaggggaggagggcggggggtgggagtgaatgtgtgacgggcactgggggttattctgtatgttagtaaattgaacaccaataaaaaaaaataaaaaataaaataaaataaagccattcTGCTATTCAGTCCCATCTTACTCGGGGGACTCTCTAAGTCATCTAATTTATAAGTGTTAAATTGTATAAATAAATGCAGGGACTGGATTTCCTTCAGTCAATTCTTTGTTAATATCAAAAATCTAGACTTTGAAATGTATTGAAAGTATCAACACTGTAGGAATTCAGGGTAATCTGTAGGTGTAATGTGTTGTTAATTAGTTCATATTTTTTGTTAATCAACTGGTTAAGTGATAGGTACAGTCTTGCCCTAGACACAGTCCATCTTCCATTTGCATTATCAAAGAACCTTCTTAATTTTCACAATACAGCAGTTCATATCATAGCATATGTACCAATTGTACATCTATCTGGATCTCTAGACCAAATATCCCATGAAAAGATTAATGACTTATTCATGTCTCTATCAGTAGCATTTGGTTTAATGTCAGAAATATAGTGCAAGTTATAAATCAATACTTTTGATTGAACAAGtactttttcttcactttaaatTTAACAGTCACTGACTTACAATTTATATCACAATTAGCATAATACCTAGCTTGTGATGTGTTAAATTTGGAGCTTCTACAGAAGATATTAGTAGTGTGGAAGAACTTTGGGAGTTGCAGGACTATGTCTAAGAGCACACTAAGCCTCATGTAGCCACTTGGAGAAGTTTCATTTCTATCTCCAGATTCTGTCTAACATATGGAGACATAGAATTGGGTTCAACTTCAGCCAGAGAGATAGACTACAGAGAGTAAGGCTTATCATCAAGTGTATCCAGACCATGAGTTGCTATTAACAGTATAGTATGTTTTAGCTTGCTAGAAATCTCAGGGTAGTGAatactaaaacaaaaatgtttgttACTCTGGAACCCTTAATACAGGataagagaataatttaaaatgttgctcAGTAAAATCAACTTCTGaagcttaaaaataatgtatgtcTGATATGATACAGCTCATCTGTCTAATCCaagtgtaaaataaaacatactttattCTCATCaagcaagtttattttaaattaatattattcattttgtttgagCTAGTGTTAAAGGTTTGGGTTCACTCATTTGCAACAAGCTGGGGAAGAGCAGGTCTTTCTTTTATTGAGAATTGACCTATTCTTCTGGCAATAATAAGTTGAATTATAGGTTTTTACTTGAGATAAAAATTCTCATCTTCATTGACATAGCAACTGAGATATATGtctaaaatgatttctaaaaaattttataagTGTTTTTACATGATTCTCTTTTCATCTAGATTTAAACTTGGTCTTGAAAGagactataaaattttaatacatgtaaagtgcatGGTACAATGCCAAGctccttctctctatatattttttagttataaaatacattttcactaTAAATTTATGTCACCATTAGTGCATGACCTAGCCCATTGTTGCAATCAGCTAAAATTTTTGAGACACAAAtattaaattaactaaaaaaataaaacattgctatcttatttttaaagtaatattttaagtgaGGTataacaaacacacacagaagacaCAAATCATGACTAAACAGCTTGATTGATTATCATTAAAAGAACACAAGCAAGGTCAATATGTGTTTTATCTCAGCATCTGAATTGCTCCATTCATGCCCCTTCCAAGTAAATACTATAAAAGTTACACTCTCTTAACTTTAATCTACACTGATTAATTTCGGCCTCTTTTCGTACTTTATGTAAATGCCACCTTGCTATTAGCTAAGTAGTCTGTATATAaatgcttttaagtttttatactACAATCAATGCTGTTATCCATGATTCCTAAAATTATTATATGACTCATATATTTTGTGGttcaatcttttctatttttctttataaaaatttagagaaaagtaAATGACTATGACtaaatcaatatttcatttttctccttcagagCCAACAGTTGTTTAAGATGAAGAAATATAGTACATCAGTTAAAAACTTTAGCTCGGGGATCAGAACATACCATATTTTAAATTCCACTGTGGCAACCTATTATCTGTATGAACTCTTTGAACTTCATCACTAAAATGTGGATGTTCATAGTTGCTTTTATCCACTTAGTAGTATTAGtacatcttataaataaataaaacaaatgctgaGCATCTCCAGGTAAGTGGTTTCTCATTtatattctgatttaaaaacaCACTATACTATTCTGAGTTCTCCCAGAAGCAGACCTGAGATAAGAAtttgatttaaatgttttattgccctaggtaacattgacattttcacaatattaattctgccaatccatgagcatggaatatttttccatctctttgtgtcttcctcaatttctttcagaagtgttctatagtttttagggtatagatcctttacctctttggttaggtttattcctaggtatcttatgcttttgggtgcaattgtaaatgggattgactccttaatttctctttcttcagtctcattgttagtgtatagaaatgccattgatttctgggcattgattttgtatcctgccacactgccaaattgctgtatgagttctagcaatcttggggtagaggcttttgggttttctgagtatcatgtcatcggcgaagagggagagtttgtcttcttctttgccaatttgaatgcctttaatgtctttttgttgtctgattgctgaggctaggacttccagtactatgttgaatagcagtggtgagagtggacatccctgtcttgttcctgatcttaggggaaaggctcccagtgctttcccagtgagaatgatatttgctgtgggcttttcggaGATGGCTTTTacgatgttgaggaatgttccctctatccctacactctgaagagttttgatcaggaatggatgctgtattttgtcaaatgctttctctgcatctaatgagaggatcatatggtttttggtttttctcttgctgatatgatgaatcacactgattgttttatgagtgttgaaccagtcttgtgtcccaagaataaatcctacttggtcatggtgaataattttcttaatgtactattgcatcctattggctagtatcttgttgagaatttttgcatccatgttcatcagggatattggtctgtaattctcctttttggtggggtctttgtctggttttggaattaaggtgatgctggcctcatagaacgagtttggaagtactccatctctttctatctttccaaacagttttagtagaataggtatggtttcttctttaaacatttgatagaattccccagggaagccatctggccctggacttttgtgtcttgggaggtttttgatgactgcttcaatttcctccctggtttttggcctgttcaggttttctatttcttcctgatccagttttagtaatttgtggctttccagaaatgcatccatttcttctagattgcctaatttattggcgtatagctgttcataatatgtttttaaaatcgtttgtatttccttggtgttggtagtgatctctcctttctcattcatgattttattaatttgagtaacttcttgcaagatacatccataaaggcaaaagaaacaaaagcaaaaatgaactattgggacttcatcaagataagaagcttttgcacagcaaagaatacagtcaacaaaactaaaagacaacctacagaatgggagaagatatttgcaaatgacctatcagataaagggctagtttccaagatctataaagaacttattaaactcaacaacaaagagacaaacaatccaatcatgaaatgggcaaaagtcatga from Canis lupus dingo isolate Sandy chromosome 21, ASM325472v2, whole genome shotgun sequence encodes:
- the LOC112667526 gene encoding putative olfactory receptor 56B2 isoform X2, whose amino-acid sequence is MLQDLGHSNISKSQVSEFILMGFPGIHTWQHWLSLPLALLYLLALTANILILIIIKQEATLHQPMYYFLGILAVVDMGLATTIMPKILAILWFSAKAIGLPECFAQMYVIHCFVLMESGIFVCMAIDRYVAICQPLRYPSIVTDSFVAKATVFMALRNSLATIPVPVLAAERHYCSKNQIEHCLCSNLGVTRLSCDDRTINSIYQLFLAWTLMASDLEPTVV
- the LOC112667526 gene encoding putative olfactory receptor 56B2 isoform X1, which gives rise to MLQDLGHSNISKSQVSEFILMGFPGIHTWQHWLSLPLALLYLLALTANILILIIIKQEATLHQPMYYFLGILAVVDMGLATTIMPKILAILWFSAKAIGLPECFAQMYVIHCFVLMESGIFVCMAIDRYVAICQPLRYPSIVTDSFVAKATVFMALRNSLATIPVPVLAAERHYCSKNQIEHCLCSNLGVTRLSCDDRTINSIYQLFLAWTLMSQQLFKMKKYSTSVKNFSSGIRTYHILNSTVATYYLYELFELHH